The Misgurnus anguillicaudatus chromosome 23, ASM2758022v2, whole genome shotgun sequence sequence TCTGATCGGCCAGTGGCAGACACAAAGAGTATTCTGATCATGAATATAGACCATGAGTTACTGTAATAATTAAAGATGCACCTCAACAATATATctgtgccgataccgattacTTATGAAGCGTTCACACCAAATGAGAATGAAGCgttaagcgcgagtgatttataTTCAatgcaaagtcaatgcaaagatgcgatagACATATTTGCGTctgaatttcacgcgcgaaagtcaaaatgttcaagtgtccaatTACGTGCGAAAAGCGCGATTTATTCGCTTCatttgcgtctggtgtgaacgcacaatTAGAATGGCATCTACCAGTATCGACACATATCAATAGTTTTCCTTTTACTCTTTGTTTACATTCTTATGCTCTGAAATCCTAGAAGTGCAGAGTGTACAAGCTTCAATTCAAAACTTAGTGGAAAAATTTGCGTTTATCTACCGATTATAGACCgatatattggtgcatcccAACTAATAATGATTTTCCACAGAAGTGGGTGAACTATTCTGTCACAATGTTAGCTGTGGAGCTTAAATCATTCACAGTTTGGATAAATGATCACTGATTTAGTACTGGAGCCCAGCAGCTTCTGATCAGAAGAAAGTTCTGGCGCGTTCAGCATGGTGTACCGATGATCAACTCGGCAGGACCGTCCTTAACTTTATCAAAAAACATTGCTCCTGAAACGATCTTTAGCTTATCCTCCCTGACGGACACAGGAGACGAAGGCAAGGATGATACGGCCGTAGCGTTGGTGGTACCAGATGATGCTGTTGATGAAGAAGATGGGTCAGGCGTGCATTCATCGCAACAACAGCAGCAACAGTCCATGAAACCACGTCCAAGAGATCGACAGAGACACAACAGCAAAACGGGCGTGGCACCTGCACGCACAAACAACAGGAACTGACCAATGAGAGCTAGTAACGCCCGCGTGGCCACGCCCACTTCGATGCCTGCGGAGGCTAGCACGATATTCCAAGCGTTTTCTGGTAAACTGCACGCGGCGTACACGGCCGCCAACGTCACTACCGTACGCATCATCTGGCGCTCACGTCGCTGCTGCTGTTTTTTTGGAGATGATGACGATGATGTGGATGAAGAGGAGGTTGATGATGGTCGTGCATGCTTGGTTTTGGCGTTTTCATCCGTCAcgtgtcgcgtgagcagctgACAGGCGGCGGTGAAGAGCAGAGGCAAACAGAAGAAACAGCCGAAAGTCCACCACATTCTGGATTGATGGTACGTCAGCACGAGCGAGTACAGCATCTCAGGTAGGTTCGCAGACGGCTCTTGACTGCAGGAATCCACCGGAAGACCCGTCCGAGGAGAGACTTCCTGTACCAGCTGCCACATCAGCAGCTCTGGAGCCGCCAGGACCAGAGACCCGATCCAGATCACAGACAGTTTGGCCAGGATAGACTGACAGGGCTCGATCTGCCGTGGACGGGGCTGGACGCTGGTCACCGTGTGGAAACGATCGATGCTGAGAGCGCACAGAGAGAACGTGGTCACACCGAGTGATGTCACCttaaacacataaacaaacattaaataacaCAAAGCAGACCGTGATAATGAAACATTTTTGGGGTTGGATGTTACCATGGTGATAAGTTACTACAAAAGTATTACTATACTACCATTGCCTTCACTGTCAGATCAAATGACACAGAGATTAATATTAGGAGCAGATGTAGGTCGacaagcacacaaacacactctcaGTATACACACTCGTGTCTTTAAACACACACTCAATACCACTAAAGGTTCATTCAACAGACTAATGAGTGCGATTAGTGCCGCTAATTACCCAGAAGTCTCATTTACATCACAAGAGCTGCTGCTATACACAGCAACCGTTCAAATAAACTCAACAAACTACTGCAACACACTGTGATTGATTACAACACGACATTTTAATACACTAGCATTATCCAGAAAGACTGCAAAACACACATGtgtgatggatggatagatggatggatggatgggtggatatatagacagacaaataTGTGGAAAAAACGTGTGAATACAAAAACCACCATTTGGTTATTGCGAGTAATTGCGTTAGGCACACACACAATATTTGCACCAATTaaaagatagatggatggacggacataTAGACATACACATAGATAGAAAGGTAAAAAACGTGTAAAtttgtaaaaacaacaacaacaaactaacCCTAATGCTAACTCGGTTATCTATGCCGCTTTCAATATATCTTGGATctcagatagatggatggatagacagacaaacagatataGACATAAACCAACACCAACagaaaacacagacagacagacagataaaacgatagatagacagacagacagatagacgtGCGTGATATTTACATCAATTTaaaaacagatagacagacagatatgaatagaaacaaacacaaaaggaaaacacagttagtcagacagacagattgagaaaaaaattgtaaatttgcaaaaaatacaaattaatttggtTATCGCGAATAATTGCTATATGCATGCCAATTTAACAATAGatgcatagacagacagacagccggtcagtcagacagacagacagacagacagacagacagaaagccAGCCAGCCAgccagacagaaagacagacagacaggcagacagacagacagacagatcgagaaaaaaattgtaaatacgcaaaaaatacaaattaattCGGTTATGGCGAAAAATTGCTATATGCATGCCAATTAAACAATAGATGCATAGacagccagacagacagactgacagacagacagacagacagacagacagacagacaaacagacagacagatcgagaaaaaaaattgtaaatttgCAAAAAGTACAAATTAATTCGGTTATCGCAAATAATTGCTATATGCATGCCAATTTAACAATAGatgcatagacagacagacagacagatcgagatttttttttaaatttgcaaaaaatacaaagtaattAGGTTATCGCAAATAATTGCTATATGCATGCCAATTTAACAATAGatgcatagacagacagacagacagactgacagacagacagacagacagacagacagacagacagacaaacagacagacagacagacagacagatcgagaaaaaaaaattttacatttgcaaaaaatacaaattaattCGGTTATCGCGAATAATTGCTATATGCATGCCAATTTAACAATAGatgcatagacagacagacagacagacagacagacagataaacagacagacagatcaagaaaaaaaatggaaattTGCAAAAAAGACAAATTAATTCGGTTATGGCGAAAAATTGCTATATGCATGCCAATTTAACAATAGATgcatagacaaacagacagacagacagacagacagacagacagacagatcaaggaaaaaattttaaatttgcaaaaaatacaaattaattCGGTTATCGCGAATAATTGCTATATGCATGCCAATTTAACAATAGatgcatagacagacagacagacagacagacagacagacagacagacagacagacagacagacagacagatcaagaaaaaaaggaaatttgcaaaaaatacaaattaatcAGATTATCGTGAATAATTGCTATATGCATGCCAATTTAACAATAGATgcatgaacagacagacagacaaacagacagacagaccaagaattttttacatttgcaaaaaatacaaatgaattCGGTTATTGCGAATAATTGCTATATGCATGCCAATTTAACAATAAATGCATAGACAGCCAGccagccagacagacagacagacaaacaaacaaacaaacagacagacagacagacaaacagacagacagatcgagaaatttttttttaaattaattcgGTCATGGCGAAAAATTGCTATATGCATGCCAATTTAACGACAgatgcacagacagacagacagaccgacagacagacagatcgagaaaaaaattgtaaatttgcaaaaaatacaaattaattCGGTTATGGCGAAAAATTGCTATATGCATGCCAATTTAACGATAGAtgcaaagacagacagacagaccttttatttgtaaaaaaaaaaaaaacacacaactaTGTTATCTCAACTCAATTGCGATATGACCGTTTACTATATTAGCTCGGTTTTCGATATATTTTGGATCTAACAGGTAGCCAGATGgatgaatagacagacagaaagatataGATATAAACCAACAGacagaaaacacacagacaaagagAAATGTAAAACAACTACTTGTACATTTGAAAAAAACCTCTCCCCAGTTACCGTTGACATACCGCGATATGCCGCTAGTTACGATCGTTTGGATTTCGATATATCGTTGGGTCTAGCAGGTagcagatggatggatggatggatagacagacagccAGATATTAATAAAAACCAAATTACAAACAcatagatatacagacagataaacagatagacagacagtatggatgtagacagacagatagatggatggatggatggatggatggatgacacACCTCCACGTATGGCACTATTCTGCATGAGAGATCACCCATAAGTCTTCTCTTGGTCAGCTCGTTAAAGATCACCACAGGCAGACAGAAGAACAGAACCATGAAGTCCCACAGGGCCAGACTGGCCAGCACACAGTTCCACGTGTTCTTCAGGTAATAATTATGCCAGACGATACACATGAGCGCGAGATTCCCCACGATACCCACTGAGAACACGATAAGCGCCAGCAGCATCACCGCGTACGCGCTGTACGACTCCTCCGTCATAGGGTATAACGGGTTGTGCACGCGCAGCGACCCGTTGAAAGTTCTGGGTGTTGTGAAGAACCCGTCCGGGTCGGGATGGGGTCTCGGGTGTCGATGGCCGTGTCGG is a genomic window containing:
- the LOC129453261 gene encoding G-protein coupled receptor 37-like 1; this encodes MMFSLLFCLVLFVGSVQSDKRTLEMSLMESSSPSLLGHPSSSSAHHHHHHREEGDDDSEDLTTRAHHVQRVPRGSKQKDRHGHRHPRPHPDPDGFFTTPRTFNGSLRVHNPLYPMTEESYSAYAVMLLALIVFSVGIVGNLALMCIVWHNYYLKNTWNCVLASLALWDFMVLFFCLPVVIFNELTKRRLMGDLSCRIVPYVEVTSLGVTTFSLCALSIDRFHTVTSVQPRPRQIEPCQSILAKLSVIWIGSLVLAAPELLMWQLVQEVSPRTGLPVDSCSQEPSANLPEMLYSLVLTYHQSRMWWTFGCFFCLPLLFTAACQLLTRHVTDENAKTKHARPSSTSSSSTSSSSSPKKQQQRRERQMMRTVVTLAAVYAACSLPENAWNIVLASAGIEVGVATRALLALIGQFLLFVRAGATPVLLLCLCRSLGRGFMDCCCCCCDECTPDPSSSSTASSGTTNATAVSSLPSSPVSVREDKLKIVSGAMFFDKVKDGPAELIIGTPC